In the genome of Afipia felis ATCC 53690, the window CCCTAGCGAGACAAATTCGACGCGGATCGATCAAACGTGACACGCTTCTCTCTCATTCTCGCTCTGCTTTTGACCGCTGCCGGCGCGACGCTTGCCGCACAACCGGCCACGCTCGACCATATGAAGCACTTCGTACGCACGTCGCTCAACCAGTATGCGGCGCGCGAAGCGCGCTATGTGCACATTCCCCGCTCGCATAACGGCGATTTCGTGCTCCGCGCCAAGGTCAACGGCGTCGCGACGCCGATGGTGATCGACACCGGCGCGACCTCCGTGGTGCTTACGTATGAGACGGCGAAGGCCGCGGGCTTGCCACTCGATCTTGCGACTTACGATGTCGATGTGGAAACCGCGGGTGGCCACGTCCGCGCAGCGCGCGTGACGCTCGCCCGGCTGGCAGTCGGGAAACTTGTCGAGCTGTCGGTCCCGGCGCTTGTCGTGCCGCGCGGCCGGCTGAAAACCAACCTGCTCGGCATGAGCTTCCTCAACAGGCTCGAAAGCTGGGAAGTCAGCCCGGACAAACTCGTGCTGCGCGGCTATCCGTAATCAGGCCGCCGCGCCTGCGGTCTCGGCGGGCACGATGAGCTTCAATGCATCGCGCAACTGCTCGATGCCCGCATCAGGCTTCACGCAATTTTCCGCCAACGCACGACGGAACGCCCGCGCCCCGGGAATACCGTGAAACGCGCCGACCATGTGGCGCGTGATCGCATGCAGCCGCATGCCGCGCGCGCGTTCCCTCTCGATATAGGGAAACAGCGACTCGATCGCCTCGTGCATCGAAGCATGCGGCGCTGGCACACCGAACAGTTCGGGATCGACCGCCAGAAGACGCCACGGCTCCTGATAGGCCGCGCGGCCCATCATCACGCCGTCGACATGCTGCAGATGAGCCTTTGCCTGTTCAATTGAGGTAATGCCGCCGTTGATCGAAATCATAGTATCCGGCATCGCGGTTTTCAGCCGATAGACCCGGTCGTAATCGAGCGGTGGAATGTCCCGGTTTTCCTTCGGCGATAATCCCTCGAGCCATGCCTTGCGGGCATGTACGATCAAGGCATCGGCCCCCGCCGTCACCACACTGCGCGCAAGCGCGTCGAGCGCCTGTTCGGAGTCCTGGTTGTCGATGCCGATGCGGCACTTCACCGTCACCGGCACGCGGACAGCGGCCTTCATCGCGGCGACGCATTCGCCGACCAGTTGCGGCACCGCCATCAGGCAGGCGCCGAAGCGGCCGTCCTGCACGCGGTCCGACGGGCAGCCGACATTCAGATTGATCTCGTCGTAGCCGACCCCCTCGCCGATCCTCGCGCTTTCGGCAAGATCGCGCGGATTGGACCCGCCGAGCTGCAACGCGACCGGATGTTCGCAGGCGTCGAAACCGAGCAGCCGTTCGCGGTCGCCGTGGATCACTGCACCCGTCGTCAGCATCTCGGTGTACAGCTTCGCCCGACGCGTCAACGCACGATGGAAGACGCGGCAATGCCGGTCCGTCCAATCCATCATGGGCGCAACGCTCAGTCTATCCGATTGATATTCAATCATTTTCTGCAAGGCTCGGGGTCGCCGGATGCGACTGCTACCGGCGTTATACCCCAACCGTGACGACTATTGGATATCGCCGCACCGATAGCTTAACGCCAGTGCGTGCGCTACAGGCCGAGATAGGCCTTGCGCACCTGCGGATCGTCGATCAGATCCTTGGCCGTGCCGCTATGGACGATGCGGCCTGTCTCCATGACGTAGCCGCGGTCTGCGCCCGACAGCGCCAGATGGATATCCTGCTCGACGAGCAGTACGGTCACGCCGTCGTTGCGGATCGAGGCTAGCACATCCATCAATTGCTCGGCGATCACTGGCGCGAGACCAAGGCTCATCTCGTCGATCATCAAAAGCTTCGGCGACGCCATCAGGCCGCGCGCCATGGCGCACATCTGCTGCTCGCCACCCGACATGCTGCCCGCGAGCTGGCGACGGCGTTCCGACAGTTTCGGAAACAGCGTGTACATCTTGTCGAGATCGCGCGCGATCGCGGCCTTGTCCTTGCGCTGGAACGCGCCCATCAGCAGGTTGTCCTGCACCGTCATGCGGTCGAACAATTGCCGTCCTTCCGGTACCTGCACGAGCCCCACGCCGAATGCCTGATCCGGTGTCATCGAAACGAGATTCTTGCCGTCGAGAATAATCTCGCCCGTGCAGGCAAGAACGCGCGACAGCGCGCGCAGCAACGTCGTCTTGCCAGCGCCGTTGCTGCCGACGAGCGCGACGATCTCCGCCGGATAGACATCGAGCGACACGTCGTTGAGCACCGGCATGCCGCCATAGCCGCCGCTGACGCCGCGCACGCTGAGCATCACGTCTTTCTTGTCCGCAACCGCCGCCATCGTCATGCCCGCCTCTTGCCGAGATAGGCCTCGACAACAGCCTGATTGGAAAGAACGGTGTCCGGATCGCCGTCGGCGATCTTCTCACCGTGGTGCAGCACCATGAGCCGGTCCGACAGGCTCTTGATGGCCTTGATGACGTGCTCGATGACGAGAATGCTGATGCCCTCGTCGCGCACCTTGCGGATCACGTCGATCACCTCGTCGATTTCGACGTGGTTGAGACCTGCCATCACCTCGTCGCACAGCAACACCTTGGGCTGCATCGCGAGCGCCTTCGCAAGCTCCAGCCGCTTGCGGCCCGGCCCGCCGAGTTCGTCCGCGCGCTGATCGACGAATGCGCCAAGCCCGACGAAATCGAGCTGCGCACGCGCCATCTCGCGCGCTCGCGACAATTGCGATTCACCGCCGCCATGGCCGAACAAAGCGCCGACCGCGACGTTGTCGAGCACCGACAAGCCCGGAAACGGCCGCATGATCTGGAAGGTGCGGCCGATGCCGATCCGCGCGCGCTGATACGTCTGCAGGCTGTTGATCGATTTGCCTTCGAACAGGATGTCGCCGGAGGTCGGCTCGACCGTTCCGCTGATCAGGCTTATCAGCGTCGTCTTGCCGGCGCCGTTGGGGCCGATGATGCCGAGGATTTCCTTCGGCTGCAGCGAAAAGCTGACATTGTTGACGGCGATGAGGCCGGCAAAACGCCGCGTGACGTTCTGAACATCGAGTATAGCGCTCACAGCCGGGTCGCCTTGATGTTTTCGGAGAAGTAACGCCAGCCCGTCTTGCGGAACTGGCGGATGATGTCGGCAAGGCCGCGCGGCATCAGCACGACTGCCGCGACTACCACGACGCCGAAGAACAGGCCCGCGATGCTGGTGACTTCGCTCGACAGCACTTCGGAGATCGCGGAGAGCGACAGCGCGCCCACGATCGGCCCGAGGATGGTGCCGGGACCGCCGAAGACCGCCATGATGATCATCTTGACGTTGAGGCTGATGTCGAACGCGCTTTCAGGATCGATGAACGTCACCCAATAGGCGTGGATGCCGCCCGCGAGCGAGCTGAACACGCCCGACAGCGCGAACGCCATCACCTTGTAGAGCGTCGTGTTGACGCCCATCACCTTGGCGCCCTCTTCGTTCTCGCGGATCGCAATCAGGCCGAAACCGAACTTGCTGCGCGACAGCCACCAGATCGTCAACGTCACCGCGACGAGCAGGCCGAGCGCCAATTCATAGAACAGCATGTCGTTGTTCAGCGGCGGCAGTACAAGGCCGATGTTCTGGCCCGCCAGCGGCACGTTGGACACGATCGCCGCCATCACCTGCGCCAGAGCCAGCGTCGCGATCGCGAAGTAATGCCCCTTCAGCCGCAACACGGGAATGCCGAGCAGGATCGCGAACGCAACGGCCAGCACGACGCCGAGGGCGAGACCCACGCCGAACGGCAGGTCCCACTGCACCATCGCGATGCCGACGCCGTAGCTACCAAGACCATAGAACACCGAATTGCCGAAGGATGCATAACCGGTGTAGCCGCCGATGATGTTCCAGCCCTGCGCCAGTACGGCCAGCAGCAACGCGTTGATGCCGAATTGCACCAGCACGTCGGAGCCGAACCACGGCACCGCGATCAATACAATGAGCGCTATGAGGATGAGGATGGTGCGAAGCGCTTTCATGCCGTTTTTCCAAGAAGGCCGCTCGGGCGCACGATCAGCACCAGCACCAGCACGCCGAAGCTCGCCACGTCGGCGAAGGTCGCGCCGATATAGAGCACCGCCAGCGATTCAATGATGCCGAGGAACAGGCCGCCGACGATCACGCCGAGTGGATTGTCGAGACCGCCGATGATGGCGATCGCGAACGATTTCGCCGTCAGCGTCGCGCCGATATAGGGGTTGATCTGCGACACCGTGCCATAAAGACCACCAGCGGCACCCGCGAGGCCAATGCCGATGCCAAAAGTCATCGCATAAAGATGGCGCGGCTCGACGCCGTAAAGGCGCGCGGCGACGAGGTTCTGCGCGGTCGCCCGAATGGCTCGGCCGAGCCGGGTGTGAAGAAGAAACAGCCACATCGCAACCGTCAGCACGATAGCGACGGCGAAGGCGAGAAGGCGCGCCAGCGGGAGCACGACGGCACCGAGCTGGATGCTGTTACCCGCATAGGAAGGATTGATGGTGCGGAAGTCAGCGGAGAATGCGAGCTGCGCGAGATAGGTCAGCACGACTTCCAGCCCGAAGGTGATGAGCAGCGTGTTGAACATCGGCGCCCGCACGACGAGGTTCAGAAGTCCTCGCTGCACGGCATAGCCGAAAGCGAACATCACCACCGCCGTAATCGGCAAGCCGAGAAAAGGATCGATACCGAGATACGTATAGAGATGCCAGGACAGATAGGCGCCGAGCATGATGAACGCGCCATGCGCCAGATTGACGATGTTCAGCACACCCCAAACCAGCGCGAGGCCGAGGGCCATCACGGCGTACAGCCCTCCGAGCAGTACGCCGTTGACCAGAATTTGTATGAGCAGGTCCAAGATGCCCTCTCCCGTTCAGCCTCGGAATAGCAACGCCAAGCCGAAGGCTTAGCGTGCGTTCCAGGCCGGCATCGGATACTTCGGCGGATTGATCGCACCCTTGGTGCCGTAGATGGCGACAAGCTTCTCGCCCTGCACCTGGATCACCGTCTGCGGCAGGTCGATCTGGCCGTTGGCGGCAAAGGCGATCGGGCCGTAGATGCTCTCGAACTTCACCGCGGCGAGCGCATCGCGAACCTTCGCGGGATCGGTCGAACCGGCATCCTCGATCGCCTGAACCAGCGCCTCGACGTCGGCGGCGCCCGAAGCGGCGTGGTAGTCCGGCTCATAGTTGAACTTCGCCTTGTATTCGCTCTCGAACTTGGCCGCGTCGCCGAACCAGCGGTCCTTCAGGTCCGCCGAAGGCAGCCACGCAGTCATGCCGAAAGCGTAATCGGCATCCTTGCCAAGCGCCTTGCGGAAGTCTTCGCTCGGCACACCGACCGTGAACGAATACATCTTCGGCGCAACCGTGAGGCTCTTGGCCTGACGCACGAAGTTGAGAATTTCGGTCTCGTGACCTGCGACCAGCACCGCATCGACGTTCTTGCTGCGGATCTGCGACAGCAGCGAATTGAAGTCCGTCGCGTTAGTGCTGTAGCGCTCGTCCATCACGACGTCGAAACCGGCAGCCTTGAGCTTGGGCCGGGTGCCGTCGGCCACTGACACGTCGAAGGAGTCGTCGGCGTACAACAGCGCCACCGACTTCGGCGCGGGCTTCAAACCCTTCATCATGTCGATGGTGGAGCCGAAATAGTTGCTGGCGGGCGCCAGCGTGCCGAAGATGTATTTGAACTTACGAGCGAAGATCTGGTCCGAAGCACCACCGCCTTGCACCATCGGGATCTTGTATTTTTCCGACACGGCGGAATCGGCCAGCGCGAAGTTGCTGGCAAACGGCCCGAGCAGGAAGTCCACCTTGTCCTGCGAGACGAGCTGGGTGTACTGCCGCACGCTCAAATTCACATCGGACTGGTTATCGTAAATCTTGAGAACGACCTTGCGCTTCTCGTTACCGACCTTCACGCCGCCAGCCGCGTTGATCTTTTCGACCGCGAGTTCATAGGCGTCGCGGTAATAGCGGCCGGTGTTAGCGACGGGGCCGGTCAACTGCACCGACGCGCCGAAAACGATGTCCTTCGCAGTCGCCGGATTGGCCGCAAACGCCAATACCGCAGCAGAAGCTGCAGCAATCAAAGTCTTTTTGGAGATCAATCGGTTCGACATGGCTATCACCCGCTCTCTAACGAAAATGAGATATCGCTTGATAAGGCTGCGACAGAAAAACGCAACCGTCGAGGCTTGCCACTATCGTTTAAAGATGCCTTGGCGGTACCGACCAATCCCGCTCGCGCTGCATTGCAGCGCATAAATAAAAAAAGGCCGGGGCAAAGCCCCGGCCAAGGTCATCCTCGGGGGAGAGACTTGAGTTACTCGGCGGCGAGCGGAACTTCGCCGAGCGCGCCGGACGAGCGGATGTCGCTGATCTGGTTGTCGGAGAACTTCAGAACTTCGCGCAGGATTTCATCGGTGTGCTCGCCGAGCAGCGGCGAACGCACCACTTCCGTCGGGCTGTCGGACAGCTTGATCGGGTTGCCGACCGAGATGTACTTGCCGCGGGTCGGATGATCGACTTCGACAAGCGTGCCGGTCGCATACAGCGACTTGTCCTCGGAGATTTCCTTCATCGACAGGATCGGGCCGCACGGAATGTCGACCTTGTTGAGGATGTCCATGCACTCGAACTTGGTCTTGGTCATGGTCCACTGCTCGATGCGACCGAAAATCTCGTTCAGGCGCGG includes:
- a CDS encoding TIGR02281 family clan AA aspartic protease encodes the protein MTRFSLILALLLTAAGATLAAQPATLDHMKHFVRTSLNQYAAREARYVHIPRSHNGDFVLRAKVNGVATPMVIDTGATSVVLTYETAKAAGLPLDLATYDVDVETAGGHVRAARVTLARLAVGKLVELSVPALVVPRGRLKTNLLGMSFLNRLESWEVSPDKLVLRGYP
- a CDS encoding ABC transporter ATP-binding protein; the protein is MTMAAVADKKDVMLSVRGVSGGYGGMPVLNDVSLDVYPAEIVALVGSNGAGKTTLLRALSRVLACTGEIILDGKNLVSMTPDQAFGVGLVQVPEGRQLFDRMTVQDNLLMGAFQRKDKAAIARDLDKMYTLFPKLSERRRQLAGSMSGGEQQMCAMARGLMASPKLLMIDEMSLGLAPVIAEQLMDVLASIRNDGVTVLLVEQDIHLALSGADRGYVMETGRIVHSGTAKDLIDDPQVRKAYLGL
- a CDS encoding branched-chain amino acid ABC transporter permease, yielding MKALRTILILIALIVLIAVPWFGSDVLVQFGINALLLAVLAQGWNIIGGYTGYASFGNSVFYGLGSYGVGIAMVQWDLPFGVGLALGVVLAVAFAILLGIPVLRLKGHYFAIATLALAQVMAAIVSNVPLAGQNIGLVLPPLNNDMLFYELALGLLVAVTLTIWWLSRSKFGFGLIAIRENEEGAKVMGVNTTLYKVMAFALSGVFSSLAGGIHAYWVTFIDPESAFDISLNVKMIIMAVFGGPGTILGPIVGALSLSAISEVLSSEVTSIAGLFFGVVVVAAVVLMPRGLADIIRQFRKTGWRYFSENIKATRL
- the dusA gene encoding tRNA dihydrouridine(20/20a) synthase DusA → MIEYQSDRLSVAPMMDWTDRHCRVFHRALTRRAKLYTEMLTTGAVIHGDRERLLGFDACEHPVALQLGGSNPRDLAESARIGEGVGYDEINLNVGCPSDRVQDGRFGACLMAVPQLVGECVAAMKAAVRVPVTVKCRIGIDNQDSEQALDALARSVVTAGADALIVHARKAWLEGLSPKENRDIPPLDYDRVYRLKTAMPDTMISINGGITSIEQAKAHLQHVDGVMMGRAAYQEPWRLLAVDPELFGVPAPHASMHEAIESLFPYIERERARGMRLHAITRHMVGAFHGIPGARAFRRALAENCVKPDAGIEQLRDALKLIVPAETAGAAA
- a CDS encoding amino acid ABC transporter substrate-binding protein; translated protein: MSNRLISKKTLIAAASAAVLAFAANPATAKDIVFGASVQLTGPVANTGRYYRDAYELAVEKINAAGGVKVGNEKRKVVLKIYDNQSDVNLSVRQYTQLVSQDKVDFLLGPFASNFALADSAVSEKYKIPMVQGGGASDQIFARKFKYIFGTLAPASNYFGSTIDMMKGLKPAPKSVALLYADDSFDVSVADGTRPKLKAAGFDVVMDERYSTNATDFNSLLSQIRSKNVDAVLVAGHETEILNFVRQAKSLTVAPKMYSFTVGVPSEDFRKALGKDADYAFGMTAWLPSADLKDRWFGDAAKFESEYKAKFNYEPDYHAASGAADVEALVQAIEDAGSTDPAKVRDALAAVKFESIYGPIAFAANGQIDLPQTVIQVQGEKLVAIYGTKGAINPPKYPMPAWNAR
- a CDS encoding branched-chain amino acid ABC transporter permease, encoding MDLLIQILVNGVLLGGLYAVMALGLALVWGVLNIVNLAHGAFIMLGAYLSWHLYTYLGIDPFLGLPITAVVMFAFGYAVQRGLLNLVVRAPMFNTLLITFGLEVVLTYLAQLAFSADFRTINPSYAGNSIQLGAVVLPLARLLAFAVAIVLTVAMWLFLLHTRLGRAIRATAQNLVAARLYGVEPRHLYAMTFGIGIGLAGAAGGLYGTVSQINPYIGATLTAKSFAIAIIGGLDNPLGVIVGGLFLGIIESLAVLYIGATFADVASFGVLVLVLIVRPSGLLGKTA
- a CDS encoding ABC transporter ATP-binding protein; the protein is MSAILDVQNVTRRFAGLIAVNNVSFSLQPKEILGIIGPNGAGKTTLISLISGTVEPTSGDILFEGKSINSLQTYQRARIGIGRTFQIMRPFPGLSVLDNVAVGALFGHGGGESQLSRAREMARAQLDFVGLGAFVDQRADELGGPGRKRLELAKALAMQPKVLLCDEVMAGLNHVEIDEVIDVIRKVRDEGISILVIEHVIKAIKSLSDRLMVLHHGEKIADGDPDTVLSNQAVVEAYLGKRRA